AATGTGTTATACAGTAGTTGCAAAGCCAACAAGAACTGTATTATAATGTTATCCAGCTCTGCAGCTTACTATGTGGGACAAAAAAGACACAGCTTGAGCTAAAATGGAATGTGTTGCAAACAGTGTGAAACATTTAAGAAGTCCTGTCTTTAATATTAATGAGCATATGTTGTTTCTACAGCACTACAGCTGTGGCTGGTTCACTTCATAAtctgataggaaaaaaatatcctaaCATCTACTTGGAATGCTCAGCTGAAAGTTTCAGCTCCAAATTACACTTTTAGAGTAACACAGGCCTTTGTTTGGCAACAAATACAGAGATATTGAATATTATTTCCCCTCTCATCTCCATGTAAAGAAAGGGAAGAACATAAAGCATGTTTGAGGAAACAAATCATCCAATTTGAAAcactaaattaatttcatatgACAAGCAAAGAAATATGAATGGGTTAGAGCCAGTATTTTTCAATGTTCTGCTCAAGAATAGGAaagaaagaacagggaaaaaaaaaacgcagAGGGAAGCTGGGGGAAACTAAGTTCATCACATtcatgaaagcattaaaaaaactgaaaaaaactgtgCAGTGCTGTCTCCCTCTATGGAAAAGTTTTTGTGTGTGGGAGACAGTTCCTTCAGTCTGGTCTGAAGTCTGTGAAAGCCAATGGAAACCCCTTTCAAAGACCAGAGCGTACACTACTACTTCAGTAATAGCTAAACATGGCTGCACTTTTATTTGTGAACTCCCTTCACCAAGCACATTCTTGGCATCTTCAACACTGCTACCATAAAGTTTCTGATAACTAATGTTAGGTGGTCAAAATTATTTCTCCCTGTTTGTGTTTTTTGAGTGTTTACTATAGGAAGAGTTGGTAGTATAGCTACTAAGATTGTCTGACTTGAGGTGGCTTTTAAACTTGCCAAATATTTATTTGCGAAGACTGAAAGCTTTTATGTCAGCTACAGATTTCAGGGCAGATGCTGAAAGGAAGAATGGGAAATTACAGGTGAAATATTTCTCatgtatatatattctttaaGAAGGAGAATCTTTAGATGAGAAATACTTTCCTCAATTTCAGGACTGCATTGTGGAAGAACTCTGCCATCACCAAACtttggaaaagcaagcaaaagttTGGCGTAAGGTAATCTATAAATGTGCCTTTGCTGATTCAGTGAAAACTCCTGAGCTTGGAATCCATCCAGATATGTCTGAGTTAAAGGCTTTGGGGTAGAGGGTGAAAATTACAGCGGGTACATGGGGAGTCCTGTACTTAAAAGCTTTCATGCTATGTTTATCTCAAACAGCACAGTACACTGGGTCTACAGAGCACAATAGTTAGTGCCCAAAGCTTGGGATATTTTCCCTCTGAATGTCTCTAGGTCTGTCTCATGGACTGAACACCCATTAGAGATCAAAGCACATCTTCTGGTTTAGTCTCTTCTGAAAGGAATCCAGTCCATGTGTTCTACAGTTTTCCCATTATGAGAATGAAAACATGGTAAAAGGACAATTAACTCTGAAGGCACAATCCTTATCCTAACTAGAACACTAATGGAGAAGCACTCTAGGTATGCTTAATCAAGAGCCTGAAGGAGTAGAGGAGGTCATTCTCTGTGCTTGTTCCTCTTACTTGTCCATAGCAGCCCATCACCAGGTGTTGTTAATACAAGTAAGGAGAATATCCTTCTGGTACTTTTCTTTGTCCTTCACATCCTGCAAAAGACTGTCAGGGGGACTCAGTGATTTAAGCCACTTTACAGAGTTGATAGGACTCttctattttacagaaaaaaaaaattgatagatTGTTGACTTAATAAAACTTACATCTATTCAAATTACTGCAATATTTTCTTCACAATTTACAACAGAATTTGTGCAAAACTATGGTATCCAAATGGAGACTTTGCTTTCCATTCAAACAAAAGAGGACAGTGCTACAATACGACGTGTATTTTCACATACACAAGGGTTTTTAGTGGCAGCAATGGGTGAAGAGGAGCATACCAGACAAACAATAAGGGGGACAGCAGATAAATGGTTCTAATCCTAAGAAAATACATGATACACAACTGAACCAAATGCAAAGGCAATGGGCTGAAGACCATGCACAGGAATGAGGAAGTAATGGGAATACCAGACATATTTGGTAGAAATACTGAGCTCTAGTCCTTATTCCACACCAAGAGGCAGTAATAAAAGCATACTTAGAACAATCACACAAACTGGACCATTAAGTAGATAGAGTGAATGGTTTGGATTCACAACGTAACTGCTGACCTCCAACGTGCCCTGATTACCACTTACGGAAGATAactcttctctctcccatcctcccCATTACTCTAGAGACATCCTCAAGCAACCaagcagaagggaaagaagaggaagaggcaaTAATAGAAGAAACAATGAATTTGAAATGTAGGTTAAAGTTGATGGCCTTTTACAGTTTTTGAAATCAGCCATGTTTGTGCGAAGTCTACACTGCTGGAAGTGATCATTTAACACAATGGAAAAAGCAggagccctccctctccccccccaggtTCATAGTTTGACAAATGAATTTTCCCATCTCCGATAATGGAATGTGGATTTTAAGGACAGTGAAGTACTGCTGCTCACAACAAATGACAAGAAACTCCGAAAGTTACTTCTtgatgcatttaatttcttttgcggTGTTCTAAGAACTAGGGTATTACAAAGTGTGAGGTACACATAGTAACAGGACTAACAGGACTCCAGTTGGATCAGGTAAAAATAGGTTACAAAATATTAGGGAAAGCAATAACGAAAAATACAAACGATCTTATCCAGTCACATATCAGCTGCAAATCCAAATTCTGAAACCCTTGAAAATCAGTCCCAGGAAAAGTTCACGGCTGCTCTTTCAAAAGAATGACATTCCAGTTCTAGGAGATTAAAAGTGGAGGAACCTCCCATGCCAACCCTCTACTTGATCTTTGTTGCCCGAAAGGTAATTGCATCCTTGATGCATGCACAGAGGTGACCTGGGTAACATTGCTCTCTTAGGACTTGTCGCTGGGAGGTTTCTTCTTAGCTTCCACATCCTTCTTAAAATCTTCAAGCTTCTTTGCAATGTTAGGAatctttaaagacaaaaccaaaaaacaaacaaaacccacacaaattAACAAAAAATCCTGAACTACATGAGCCTCAGCAGGAAAGACAATACCATAAACACAGCAAGAAATTCCATGAAATTTAAACTGCTTTCTAAAAGGTACTTGCTTCCAGGATCTGTTACCTTGCACagaggttaaaaacaaaacatcaagCAAACAGCAGATGAAAGCACCTCACATGAggctttagaaatattttagattGTTAAGACTAAAAGTCAGCCAGTGCTGACGGGAACGGGAGAGAGGAAATTTAGTAAGACCAGTCTGGCTTCCTCACTGAAAGAGGACAAACTGCCAAGAATAAGTTGATTTAAACACTGATACACAGGCTTTAATAATGACTTTCAGAGGGGAAATTAGATTGCACTCTACTGGTCAAATACCAAGAGAAAAGAGATGTTCAAGAGCAGCAAATATGTTCTCAAATTTATGAAGAAATACTTCTCCTGGTCTGTCTTGTGGGAACCAAAATTCCCCATTGGGGAATTCTATTGCATTGCAAATTGGCAACCTTTTGCAGTTTCACACTTGAATGAAAATTCAATTTACCGCTTGTGAACTTCAAAACTTCAGCTTTCTCttgcaaataaaagcattttgataAAGTAATCCAAGAGTaaattttaacaaattttttttttttttaaaaaaagcaacttttaagGGCAAGGAATAGATTATGTCATGATTCTAGCTAAAACTGGGAATTGACAACGTAGGATTTTACAAGCTAactgattaaaatgaaaataaagcaaagttcCCACTGGTAGTTGTGAAAAAAATCATGGGCTTTTACTTCGTATGTAACTTGACCACAGAGCAGAAGTTAATCCAGTTCTACCATTGGATGGTTTGAGGCTGATACTATGGGTTATATCATaagtttctctcttcccttccctttcgaAGTTAAGCTCTGTTTGAGAAAGTGAAATTAAGATCCCAGCCTGTAACACGCCTGACTTATAAGCTAAACTAAGAGAAGTCCACTGCTGTCAGCAGAACCCTCCATGTGCTTATAACTAAGCACTGTGTGTACAGCTGCAGAATTGGGACCTCATTATGACAAGTTTATCTTAGATGTCATCTAAAACAAATCACCCTCAATACCAGCAATAAAATCACCATGTTCATCCCACAAGTCAGTGTTACATTTCCAGGGAACCATTTCCTGCAAATCAAAAGCGTAAGTCCCCCTCTTGTGGCAATGCTTTACTAGTGCTGCCCAAAAAACACTATACCATGCTTACAATACATATTGATACACCCCAATACGTTCTTATGACTACATTTTCATAACTTTCTAAGACATATATTGGAAAGAAACACCAGCCTTTTATTAGTATTCTTACTGAGGTGACCGGACAGGAAGCATCACAAAAGTTTGCCCATGAGCAAGGAGCAAAAAATAAGAATTCTGCTAGCAAGATGACTTCAATACTGAAGATGAgaggaaagcaaaacataaatGTCATCAGAGATTTGAGcctcaacaacattttttttttaaactaggctAATATCGATTGcataggaaaggggaaaaaaaatatgttaaatttCATCAACTCCTCTAGCGTGTAAACAGCTAAGTGGCACTGCTCTTACAAGGGATtctgatttctgcagaaattaaaaGCTTGTGCTGAAGACTCAGCTCTAAATCTTCTTCTTCTACTCTAACTCTCACAGTGAAAATTCTCAGTTCATTGCGAGTGCTAAGGAAAGAAAGttcactttctctcttttctcactgTGAAATAAGCAGGAAAGAAAGATTGCAGGTCGATGCACTTTTGAAGTAGGAGCAGGTGCTGAATTCTCCCAAACAGCTGGCAAAAcgtgttttcattactgctacaGAGGACAGCAATTTCAGATGCTCTGAAGGACTCTTAAGTAACAAACAGGTGTACTGAGTGGAGAACGCTGTGACAGGCTATCAGTCAGGAAACCAGTATTTTAATGCTGGTACAATCCAtgagaccttttctgtttctgctctCTCTATCAATGTAGATGACTGGTTACAGTATCTGTGTAACGTCAGTTAAGGCTCTCAGCATTACTCTGTCACAGACAAGATGTCAAAGAGGTAGATGTTTTGGTTCCATTTACATTTGAGTTCATCTGTAACAAAAGTCAATATGCATTCTGTTCAAACACAATAAACCATCAAAATAAGGACTGATTCAATTCCGACTGAGGGAAAACAGCCTTATATTTTCAGTTCAGAATAGGTTCAACTCTGGGACTACAAGGATACTCACATCATAGTTCTGAGCCAAATACATCCCAACCACATTGCCAAGAGTAAAAccaagctaaaaaagaaaaaagggagaatagTTAACATCTTTCCATCAAAAGCATGttggttaaaattaaaaaaaaaaaaaaggaatactgcAAGTCATGTGAAGACTAAAGAGTTTCAATTCCACTCCTACTCAACTTCTCACCTTTCTTCCAGAGAGATATGCAATTTTACCCGACTTCCTCACAGGAGGACCTTACCATCATTTCCAAAATACAGCAGTTGTGTTTTCAAGACACATCTCCAAGACTATTCGGATCAGGCTATGATCATCTATGCCTGCAAAATTCTTTGCACACCCACAAAGGCAGTAACTCCTATAAAAATGGGGGAGATAACAGCAGGGACCTACATATCACTGAGCTCTTGGTCCATGCCTGGAAAGCCTAAAGCAACACCCCACTAAAACAATGCTCAATGCTGGGGAAGGACACACGCAAGCAAAGACATAACACAGTAATACACAGCAACAAAAAGGTTCACAAGCTTGAAAGTCAGAGCGGAGGCTCTGACTGCAAAAAGATCCCAGTCTCACCTTAAAAGGTTTAAGAATAGGGCTCCCCCGTCAACTTAGACTGATGTAAAACTGCTACATCTCTTCTGCAACAACTAACAATTGTGCACCTTCCAGATCCCTTTGCCCCCAAGACACTAGTTTTCAGCCAAATCCACACTGATCTAGGGGCTCCTCTAAGGCCGGAAAGCACTGTTGGTTGGAAGCTGGGCACAACCTCTTTTGACAGCTGTGCAAACTCATAGTTGCTGAAGGGTGTCTGTGAAACTGCACCCTGGAAGAAGAACatgaacaaaacagaagcacAGTTCCTGGCCTGGTCTCTACCTCCCAGCTGAGGAAGATCCTCAAGTGTAACAACACTTTGAGAGGGAAAGAAATTCCTCTTTTCAAAGAAAGGTGATGAGATTTTCATTCAGCAGCTCCCCGAAgtcctacattttatttttattgttacattTGATAGTAAGTACATCCTACACTATGAAAGCTCATTTGCCTATTTTGGAAGAGAAGACTTCTAATACTGTGCCTTCATTCGTTGTCAGTAGATAAATCACTCTGTATAGCAGCTGAGGCCAGTTCTATTTAAGAAAATTGTTATTGCTCATGGTCACTGCTGTccaaataagaatattttaagaaaaataaaaccactctCCACAATAACAAATTTGCCATCACACACTGACTAGACATCTTTTCCATGCCCAAAGCAGGACACCGTGCAGCTCATCTTTTCAGTGACTCAGACTCCATAAGCATCACTGGTGAAAAGCTAGCTATAGAAAACTAAAAATGGTTGAAAACTGCCAAATGAACCATTacttcagtattttcttaaacagatttttggtcttattctttgtttattattactttttaaggaGCTTAGCTTTaacaatttaagaaaaagtaGAGTTCTTCTTGTGTGTACTGCACTGGTTATCATTTGCTCTTGTGGTTTTAATTATCAGTTAATGTAGTACTCTGGAAGATATTAACAAATATTGCACTGATGTAAACCAGACTTGCAATTCCTTTTAATGCAGAGCATCAATCTAGCAGAGGAGAATTTCCTGTATCTTTAGCACTGTCTGAGAACTCACTTGAAAACACAAACCAGGTCATCGTTTATTAGCAGTTTTCTAGACTTTCACCCTGGAACATTTCCAAAGATGGGACAACTATCATATTCTGCTGTGTGATAAAGCTTATTCAGTACAGATAGTACTGAGATCAGCACTCCCTTTAAGTGTACTCCTTTATTGAAAAGTCTAGCACTGCATTCAAGAGCAATCCACCCAGTTACTTTTACTTTTATAGTTGACAATtcaagcagagggaaaaaattcACTATTTAAAGTCCAATTATGTGGAAAGCAAAACATATAGCCAATTAAAATATGCATGTTAACTAAGGACAACAGGGCTGATCAGAGTACAGGGTCTCCCAATTTCTACCCAGCATTTCaagttgcattttaaacaaatgcttATTTAAGCTTAACTCTGGATAGCAAAAATATAAGGTTTGCGAGATTACCCCTTTATCTCCCTGCTACAGCCctaagaagggagaggaagagtcAAACACCCAATCTACACCCAAAGAGGGAAGAAACCCAGAATTAGTATATCTTTTTTTCTAACTAATCAAGGCACTAATCAAGAAGTCGTAATTAATAAGAGATTTTTATCTAGCAACAAAAAACATTAGCAGCAAGCAGTAGAGTTGATAAACACAGAAACTTTGAGAGTGGCTATGTGTATGTACCCTTACTGAGCGTTTTCAGCAGAATGGAGAGACACTGAGGCTTTCACACTTGTTATTACAAAGTTGAGATAAGAAATAGgccttatttattcatttcataaAAACATGCAGGACTCTCCCAACTTACAATAGGCCATCTCTTCTTGCTCTGTATGGTATGAAACTTATTAGCCAGCTAAATTACTCTTCCCCCCACAAAAGATGAAAGAACATCACTTATTGTTTGTACTTACTGGCACATATCTGAACACAACTAAAACCCTAGAGTATCCCTCACATCACTAGAATGAAAAACAGGAGGCTGTTTCCCCACTTTGCTACAGCAGAAACCAGCATCTTTTTGGTCAGGCAATTTATTTCCACACTTGGCTGTGGAAAATACCAGCACTGATTGAGTATTTAATGAAGAGTAGCCAGGCGTCTATCTTCAGACACCCAGAAGAGTACCCAGAAGAGTTTAGGGgaacatacagaaagaaaaattaaaatgagaaaagtatAAAAACATTTAGTCTATTAATTCTGCTGTTCTTAAGGGGATTTAATGAAAGGCAGTAATGAAACGTGATCCCTTGCCTTAGCTTCTATAAATAAAAATCTCCACGTCCAGCGATAAATTTTTTAAAGGCGAGCAAAACGGCAAGGACTGCAACCCCCTGCTCTCACGAAAGGAGGGAGGTACAGAGGCTATCGCAAAGAAATCTGAGCAGCAGGAGGGCATCACCGTGAGCAAGCAAAATCTGCGGAATCTCTAAGGCAAATTAAGGGCACGACTTGGAGAAAAAACGAGGCAGGAGCTTCTCATTTTGAGAGTAGCGTTAAGGCGGCAGGCGGGGGTACCGAAAAGCGGGGCGAGGCGACTCCAAGGGTCAGGGCGGCTTTGAAGGAGCCGGAGAAGGGAAACCGCCTGAACCCGCCCGCGCAAGGACGCTGCGCTGCTGGAGAGACAAAACTGGGCGCAGCCGCGCCGTGTAAGCAGCTTCACGGCCCCGGGGCCAGTCACGCCACGGGGCAGGAGCACCCAAGGCGcgcaccggcggcggcggggccgaagGGAGAGGCCGCCGCCAGCTCCTCGGGCAGCGGAAGCCCGCCGGGCCTCCCAGCAGCCGCCCGCAGGGCGCGGGTGCGGGCGGTGACCGCACACAGCAACTTCCCTCCCCTCGCCGGggagcggccgcgccgccgccccccacctcccccccccccccgcccgcctcgctccgctccgccccgccccgccgcgaaATGGCGGCGCCACCGCCCCTCGGAGCCCTACCAAGAACTGCAGCATGGCGCCCGCCCGTctgcttccctgcctgcctgcctgccggggaagTCAGGCGGGCGGCGGAGGCTCCTCTTCCGGGTGCCGGCCCGCCCTCATCGTCGCTGCCGCGGGGAGGGGTGCGcccagcgccgcccgcccgcgccccttGGGCGGCCCCGCGGCCTGTGCCCCACCAGGCCCTGAGCCTGGGACGGCCCCTCCTTCCCGCTCCCTCCCGCATTTTGGGGGAATTTTTGGCCGTCTTTTAAGGCCTCCCTCCCGCTGCACAGGGAGTGTCTGGTGCCGGCCATCGAGCCCGCCGCTCCCGAGGGGCTGCACGGGGGCTGCCGAGCAGTTAAATGAGAGTCCGAGTTTTTACAGTAGGGGTAATTTCAAGCTGGGGTCTTCAAGGAACGATCAGGGGAACTAGGCATCTAGATGGAGGCGGAATCCTGTAGATTTGGGTGTCCCCTGCCTCAGTGGTTGGAAAATGTTAGCCTCCCATGCCAGACAAGGCtgaaataaagggttttttttgtttggttcgttggttttttcctttttttttttttcttttccctactcAGCACTCACTAGACCACATCTAGAGTACCCATAGCCAGGTTTGGGGCCCCAGTGTCGGAAAGACTTGGACAAGCTGGAGCAAGCTCAGCAGAGGGCCCCGGAGCTGATCAGGGCTGGAGACCTCCCTgcgaggagaggctgaaagagcaGGACTTGTTCAGCCATGCGGGGGGACCTAACAGCAACCCCCCAGGGCCCAGGAGGGGGGTATTGGTCAGGTGGAGCCATGCTCTGCACAGTTGTGCACGATGGGAGGATCAGAGGCACCAGGGACAAGATGAAACGAGAGGACTGGGCTGGATTTGAGGACAGACTGTTTTGTCACTTACGGAAGGCAAGCAGGCAGTTGGCCcagattgcccagagagattgttcTGTCCCCacctttggaggttttcaagacccagctgCGTTAAAccctgagcaactggctctaagctcagagctgaccctgccctGAGTAGGAGGATGGACTAAGAACTTCCTGAGGCCCCCTCCCAGCTGAATCATCCTATGATGCCACAAGAGCTttcaaaaaacccttttttttttttttttactagcatgCTTAGAAAATGAAGAGTAGTTGTCCTGGGTTTAGTTTCTTTTAATGACTACACTTAATTAATTGAGATTTGGGCAGTAAATATCAGTTAGGGAGATTTCTCCTGCTGAAAGTCAGTAAGAGATTGGAGACTTTATTGCAATGTATT
This genomic interval from Calonectris borealis chromosome 1, bCalBor7.hap1.2, whole genome shotgun sequence contains the following:
- the STMP1 gene encoding short transmembrane mitochondrial protein 1, with product MLQFLLGFTLGNVVGMYLAQNYDIPNIAKKLEDFKKDVEAKKKPPSDKS